From the genome of Haloferax mediterranei ATCC 33500, one region includes:
- a CDS encoding glycoside hydrolase family 97 catalytic domain-containing protein, with product MSDREPQTNDDRAEFGRRQFLGGLTSLAAAASYTLDVPDTVASTVSNSDDELAQTISSPDGAVAVEFDVSSGTPTYTVSYDGRTVVEPSSLGFEFDGQPAFGTELTVTGTERSAVDDRWTPVWDQYNEIREHYNELRVGLAETTSPERALTVAIRVFDDGLGLRYVFPEDSGFGDFVITAERTEFAFGGDYTAWWIENDFNSYEYGYKETPLSEIGERSPFGGAHTPMTIQADDETYLSIHEASLVDYAAMGVEPTSSGGTAFESTLAPLPDGTKVAATAPHATPWRTIQVGSRPGDLVESNLIVNLNEPHDPADFPHGTDWIEPQKFLGVWWLMITGRADWEYRGPETGNHGAQTKRMKRYMDFASEHDIPSVLVEGWNEGWSTYPGDGSAMDFDESYPDFDIEEVTDYGRALNPPVRMTAHNETAGNISNYESQLTSDSSSPFAYYDSLGIHSIKTGYVADSGVSIDGETYNHHCQPLVNHHRLVYREAAKHRQMLEIHEPLKPTGERRTFPNVMTREGVLGQEYDSFGRVGPSHHVTFPFTRMLGGPVEYTPGIFDMDSGSGGIETTRAKQLAMYPTYFSGLQMVSDLPSSYLADRDTALEVGSVTQAEDAERNGFATAAKWAGAFGGKYVPVDPNTVDHGASLSWPIENVPSAGEYDLHFRYASDATNNAVPEGTPRTATVLVDGDAQKQATFPPTAYWDEWNAISVRVSLSAGANTVTLTLGDDDTGGFNLDSVAVTEPDSSMPEPETDPTRRPTVDAFDFIESVPAGPWDDTRVLDAEIGSYSVIARKRGDEWFVGAMTDENGRALDISLDFLDSAPGQRDGHASSPGKSSGKGHRSSNGKAHENATGLGHTKGKYVAELYSDGVDVAYGSNPNLEPVRVDEAIVTADTTLLASMAETGGTAIRLKPATSDDLERLPTYQRPEQDIEISIRDNPFVRESFVTATGSNSGDYIGGTTVEIVVDGENVATSNVRFPPHTTDQQDTLSYAIDTPGTYEVTVRTANGQTLTSETVTVKPPETVAKLSDPTGDDDGPGAYTYPTNGAFKEGAFDLQSVTVEQTPGRYQVTFEVEDLYNAFGSGRGFSPQLFLLWVRDPNKDGGTDRSLDDLGATVSFEDSWHYRLEVSGFTKSAVDATGAALSDESGNAITLQETVDRESNTVTLTFDRAAFDGVDAGTLEVVAAVQSEDRGSLRPVKEERGAYVFGGAKSGAVDDAPLIADLIVPDGDSQATVLDYADGDPATLPYVALE from the coding sequence ATGTCCGATAGAGAACCTCAGACAAACGACGACAGGGCGGAGTTCGGAAGACGCCAGTTTCTCGGCGGGCTCACGTCGCTGGCCGCAGCAGCATCGTACACACTCGACGTCCCCGACACGGTCGCTTCGACCGTGTCGAATAGCGATGATGAACTCGCCCAAACAATCTCGTCTCCGGATGGTGCAGTCGCAGTCGAGTTCGATGTCTCGTCGGGGACGCCAACGTACACCGTTTCGTACGATGGACGAACCGTCGTCGAACCGTCGTCGCTGGGGTTCGAGTTCGACGGGCAGCCCGCTTTCGGGACCGAACTCACGGTTACCGGGACCGAACGCTCGGCGGTAGACGACCGATGGACACCCGTCTGGGACCAATACAACGAAATCCGTGAGCACTACAACGAACTCCGTGTTGGTCTCGCCGAGACGACCAGTCCTGAGCGGGCGCTCACAGTTGCAATTCGTGTGTTCGACGACGGTCTCGGACTGCGGTACGTATTCCCCGAAGACAGTGGCTTCGGCGACTTTGTCATCACCGCAGAGCGGACGGAGTTCGCATTCGGCGGCGACTACACCGCGTGGTGGATCGAGAACGACTTCAACAGCTACGAATACGGGTACAAGGAGACGCCGCTGAGCGAAATCGGCGAACGAAGCCCCTTCGGCGGTGCTCACACCCCGATGACGATTCAGGCCGACGATGAAACGTATCTAAGCATTCACGAAGCCAGCCTCGTCGATTACGCGGCGATGGGGGTCGAACCCACGTCCTCCGGGGGGACGGCCTTCGAATCGACGCTCGCACCACTCCCCGATGGGACGAAGGTGGCGGCGACGGCACCCCACGCAACCCCGTGGCGGACGATTCAGGTCGGGTCGAGACCGGGTGACCTCGTCGAGTCCAACCTCATCGTGAACCTCAACGAGCCACACGACCCTGCCGATTTCCCGCACGGAACCGACTGGATCGAACCACAGAAGTTCCTCGGCGTGTGGTGGCTCATGATTACCGGACGCGCAGATTGGGAGTACCGCGGTCCCGAAACCGGAAACCACGGCGCACAGACCAAGCGCATGAAGCGCTACATGGACTTTGCCAGCGAGCACGACATTCCGAGCGTCCTCGTCGAGGGCTGGAACGAAGGCTGGAGCACCTACCCCGGCGACGGCAGCGCCATGGACTTCGACGAGAGCTACCCGGACTTCGATATCGAGGAGGTGACCGACTACGGTCGAGCCCTCAACCCACCGGTTAGAATGACCGCACACAACGAAACTGCGGGCAACATTTCGAACTACGAGTCGCAACTCACTTCGGACAGTTCGAGTCCGTTCGCTTACTACGATTCACTCGGAATTCACTCGATAAAGACAGGATACGTCGCCGACAGCGGCGTTAGCATCGACGGTGAGACGTACAATCACCACTGCCAACCACTCGTCAACCACCATCGACTCGTGTACCGCGAGGCGGCCAAACACCGGCAGATGTTGGAGATTCACGAACCACTCAAGCCGACCGGCGAGCGCCGAACCTTCCCGAACGTGATGACACGAGAGGGCGTCCTCGGACAGGAGTACGACTCCTTCGGACGCGTCGGTCCATCGCATCACGTCACGTTCCCGTTCACCCGGATGCTCGGCGGTCCCGTCGAGTACACGCCGGGAATCTTCGACATGGACTCCGGGTCCGGCGGCATCGAAACGACGCGAGCGAAGCAACTCGCCATGTACCCGACGTACTTCAGCGGCCTGCAGATGGTCTCCGACCTCCCGAGTTCGTATCTCGCCGACCGAGACACGGCACTCGAAGTCGGAAGCGTGACACAGGCGGAAGATGCAGAACGGAATGGGTTCGCAACAGCCGCGAAGTGGGCCGGGGCATTCGGCGGTAAGTACGTCCCGGTCGACCCCAACACCGTCGACCACGGGGCCTCACTTTCGTGGCCTATCGAAAACGTCCCGAGCGCCGGTGAGTACGACCTTCACTTCCGATACGCGAGCGACGCGACAAACAACGCCGTACCCGAAGGGACACCTCGAACAGCGACTGTACTCGTCGATGGGGACGCACAAAAACAGGCGACGTTCCCACCGACGGCGTACTGGGACGAGTGGAACGCGATTTCAGTCCGCGTCTCGCTGTCGGCCGGTGCAAACACGGTTACACTGACGCTCGGAGACGACGACACCGGCGGGTTCAACCTCGATTCGGTGGCAGTGACGGAACCGGACTCCTCGATGCCCGAACCCGAGACGGACCCGACCCGGAGGCCGACAGTCGATGCGTTCGACTTCATCGAGTCGGTTCCCGCCGGTCCGTGGGACGACACTCGCGTGCTCGATGCGGAGATTGGCTCGTACTCCGTCATCGCACGAAAACGCGGAGATGAATGGTTCGTCGGAGCCATGACCGACGAAAACGGCCGGGCACTCGACATCTCACTCGACTTCCTCGACAGCGCACCGGGACAGCGAGACGGGCACGCATCGAGTCCGGGGAAATCGAGCGGTAAGGGTCACAGGAGTTCGAATGGCAAGGCCCACGAGAACGCCACCGGTCTCGGCCACACGAAGGGGAAATACGTCGCAGAACTGTACTCCGACGGTGTCGACGTCGCGTACGGGTCGAATCCGAACCTCGAACCGGTTCGCGTGGACGAGGCAATCGTCACGGCGGATACGACGCTTCTCGCCTCGATGGCCGAGACGGGCGGGACGGCGATTCGACTCAAGCCAGCAACGAGTGACGACCTCGAACGGCTTCCGACGTACCAGCGACCTGAGCAAGACATCGAAATCTCGATTCGAGACAACCCGTTCGTCAGAGAGTCGTTCGTGACCGCGACGGGGTCGAACTCGGGGGACTATATCGGCGGCACCACTGTCGAAATCGTCGTCGACGGCGAGAACGTGGCTACGTCGAACGTACGGTTCCCACCCCACACGACCGACCAACAGGACACACTCTCGTACGCTATCGACACGCCCGGAACCTACGAAGTCACCGTTCGAACAGCCAACGGACAGACGCTCACTTCCGAGACGGTAACGGTGAAGCCTCCGGAAACCGTTGCGAAACTCTCCGACCCGACGGGTGACGACGACGGTCCGGGAGCCTACACGTACCCGACAAACGGGGCGTTCAAAGAGGGAGCATTCGACCTGCAGTCGGTCACCGTCGAACAGACACCGGGCAGGTATCAGGTAACCTTCGAAGTGGAGGACTTGTACAACGCCTTCGGGAGCGGTCGAGGGTTCTCGCCACAACTGTTCCTCCTGTGGGTTCGTGACCCGAACAAAGACGGCGGAACCGACAGGAGTCTCGACGACCTCGGCGCAACCGTCTCGTTCGAAGATTCGTGGCACTACCGCCTCGAAGTGAGTGGATTCACGAAGAGCGCCGTCGACGCGACTGGAGCAGCCCTCAGCGACGAATCGGGGAACGCCATCACACTTCAGGAAACTGTCGACCGCGAGTCGAATACGGTCACGCTCACGTTCGACCGAGCGGCCTTCGACGGCGTCGACGCGGGAACACTGGAAGTCGTCGCTGCGGTGCAGTCCGAAGACCGGGGGTCGCTTCGTCCGGTCAAAGAAGAACGTGGAGCGTACGTCTTCGGTGGTGCGAAGTCGGGCGCAGTCGACGACGCACCGCTCATTGCAGACCTTATCGTACCGGACGGGGATTCGCAAGCAACGGTGCTTGACTACGCCGACGGGGACCCAGCAACACTTCCGTACGTCGCACTGGAGTAA
- a CDS encoding PAS domain-containing sensor histidine kinase yields the protein MTDTHDSTHIVRTVVQHLPEGILVEDASRNILATNERLVEMFGLERSPSELVGMNCERLAESVAYLFVDSEAFVSAIDETLEHREQIDREEFKLTDGRVFEQSYVPYTLPEGPANLWVYRDVTDDKEYERLIGRQNERLEEFASVVSHDLRNPLNVIQGRLELALERHDNDEDLQKAAEALDRTFELINDLLMLAREGTAVRDPGRIVLADVVTRCWGTVETGEATLAVDTNHVVRADESQVKQLLENLIRNAIEHGGDGVTVSVGSLADGFYVEDDGHGIPADDWNQIFSTGYSTSPEGTGFGLSIVQTVVHNHGWEIGVTESQSGGARFEITGVTVLDSTS from the coding sequence ATGACCGACACACACGACTCGACGCACATTGTTCGGACTGTTGTCCAACATCTGCCGGAAGGCATCCTCGTCGAGGATGCGTCACGAAATATTCTCGCAACGAACGAGCGACTCGTCGAGATGTTCGGACTCGAACGCTCTCCATCTGAGCTCGTGGGTATGAACTGCGAACGCCTCGCAGAGAGTGTTGCCTACCTCTTTGTTGATTCGGAAGCGTTCGTTTCGGCTATCGACGAGACTCTCGAACACCGAGAGCAGATTGACCGCGAGGAGTTCAAACTGACCGACGGCCGGGTCTTCGAGCAAAGTTACGTTCCCTACACACTCCCGGAAGGTCCAGCAAACCTCTGGGTCTACCGCGACGTGACAGATGACAAGGAGTACGAACGTCTCATCGGTCGGCAAAACGAGCGTCTCGAAGAGTTCGCGAGCGTCGTCTCCCACGACCTCAGAAACCCGCTCAACGTCATCCAGGGGCGACTCGAACTTGCACTGGAACGACACGACAACGACGAAGATTTGCAGAAAGCCGCCGAGGCTCTCGACCGGACGTTCGAACTCATCAACGACCTGCTGATGTTGGCACGAGAGGGAACAGCAGTCAGAGACCCGGGTCGAATCGTTCTCGCAGATGTTGTGACTCGGTGTTGGGGTACTGTCGAGACAGGGGAGGCAACACTGGCAGTCGACACCAACCACGTCGTCCGCGCCGACGAATCACAGGTCAAACAACTTCTGGAGAACCTCATTCGAAACGCCATCGAACACGGGGGTGACGGTGTGACTGTATCTGTCGGTAGTCTCGCCGATGGGTTCTACGTCGAAGACGACGGCCACGGTATTCCGGCCGATGATTGGAACCAAATTTTCAGCACGGGATACTCTACTTCGCCCGAGGGAACCGGCTTCGGACTCTCTATCGTCCAAACTGTCGTCCACAACCACGGATGGGAAATCGGCGTTACGGAGAGTCAATCGGGTGGCGCACGGTTCGAGATAACCGGTGTCACCGTTCTCGACTCGACTTCGTAA
- a CDS encoding helix-turn-helix transcriptional regulator: MDVHELTAIQRDLLFVISGMSGSSGQAIKSELRETQGRNLLAGRVYSNLDELVEQGLVDKGSKNGRTNEYVLTEKGEKAIRNRRRWERRYVKQTV, translated from the coding sequence ATGGATGTTCACGAACTGACTGCGATTCAGCGCGATTTGCTCTTCGTTATCAGTGGAATGAGCGGTTCGTCAGGACAAGCGATTAAATCGGAACTGAGGGAGACACAGGGGCGTAATCTGCTCGCGGGGCGCGTCTACTCCAACCTCGATGAACTCGTTGAACAGGGTCTCGTCGACAAAGGGAGTAAAAACGGACGAACCAACGAATACGTACTCACGGAGAAAGGCGAAAAAGCAATCAGGAACCGCCGCCGCTGGGAACGGCGATACGTGAAACAGACCGTCTAA
- a CDS encoding succinylglutamate desuccinylase/aspartoacylase domain-containing protein codes for MATQLTRRDFSTATGGLALFGTIGVQRVSAGFTAGLVGTAPYLSERLYPTMGTDDENPTLVVYVNFLSEDSQYFVQHNLEDIVREYVLPGELNVELRFLSYRPDAIDDYLVSDDEGEARASRAAHGVWDVEPENFWEFFEFMFSNVTTKSYTHTQLESHMGRSGVRNTTKIANRAYRGRYNSLVRSATEEAIRYGVPTVPRVRLLRDHKRGNYTDILGWTQRRLDRVNSGSVQTHSLLPGTKYETPVHVIDSGKPGPVAFVVGGMHGEEPEGYTAAQQIARFRPTGGKLVVLPRANQPAIGIKARYTIDGDLNRQFPTGEDPTSTLARAIWNELVSHDPDVVVDLHSSSGIYKYDGKVGQAIFPTSATPENARDACNAVNEQYIDRSEYPPYYDFNRGNSLGGSRPLLIHKVYGDLHLPGYIVETTRKDTHFEDRVMWEVAAARDLLWQHGMLFG; via the coding sequence ATGGCAACCCAACTCACTCGCCGTGACTTTTCGACTGCGACGGGAGGACTCGCGTTGTTCGGTACAATTGGTGTACAACGGGTCTCGGCGGGATTCACAGCAGGCCTCGTCGGAACCGCCCCGTACCTCAGTGAACGTCTCTATCCAACAATGGGGACGGACGACGAGAACCCGACGCTCGTCGTCTACGTGAATTTCCTCTCCGAGGACTCGCAGTACTTCGTTCAGCACAACCTCGAAGACATCGTTCGCGAGTACGTCCTTCCGGGCGAACTCAATGTCGAACTTCGCTTCCTCTCGTACCGCCCGGACGCTATCGACGACTACCTCGTCAGCGACGACGAAGGAGAAGCCCGCGCGTCCCGCGCCGCCCACGGGGTCTGGGACGTCGAACCGGAGAACTTCTGGGAGTTCTTCGAATTCATGTTCTCGAACGTCACGACGAAATCCTACACGCACACCCAGTTGGAGTCCCATATGGGCCGCAGCGGAGTCCGAAACACGACAAAGATAGCCAACCGAGCATACCGCGGCCGATACAACAGCCTCGTTCGTTCTGCGACCGAAGAGGCAATCCGGTACGGCGTCCCCACCGTCCCTCGGGTTCGCCTCCTTCGTGACCACAAGCGCGGGAACTACACCGACATCCTCGGGTGGACGCAACGACGTCTCGATAGAGTCAACAGCGGAAGCGTACAGACGCACTCGCTGCTTCCGGGGACAAAATACGAGACGCCAGTCCACGTTATCGACTCGGGAAAACCCGGACCCGTGGCCTTTGTCGTCGGTGGGATGCACGGTGAAGAGCCGGAGGGATACACCGCCGCACAACAGATAGCGCGATTTCGTCCGACCGGCGGGAAACTCGTTGTCCTCCCCCGGGCGAATCAGCCAGCTATCGGTATCAAGGCACGGTACACTATCGACGGCGATCTGAACCGCCAGTTCCCCACCGGAGAAGACCCGACGAGCACGCTCGCGCGGGCCATCTGGAACGAACTCGTCTCACACGACCCGGACGTCGTCGTCGACCTCCACAGTTCGAGCGGTATCTACAAGTACGACGGGAAGGTCGGACAAGCAATATTCCCCACCAGTGCCACACCAGAAAACGCGAGAGACGCCTGTAACGCCGTCAACGAGCAGTACATCGACCGGTCGGAGTACCCGCCGTACTACGACTTCAACCGCGGGAACTCGCTGGGTGGCTCGCGGCCCCTACTCATCCACAAAGTGTACGGCGACCTGCACCTGCCCGGATACATCGTCGAAACGACGCGTAAGGACACTCACTTCGAAGACAGGGTGATGTGGGAAGTCGCCGCCGCACGCGACCTGCTCTGGCAACACGGTATGCTCTTCGGGTGA
- the glmU gene encoding bifunctional sugar-1-phosphate nucleotidylyltransferase/acetyltransferase produces the protein MQAIVLAAGRGTRMKPLSNDVPKPMLSVAGRPIAAHTARAAVEAGVDELIFVVGHGQQTVREYFGSTYHGVPVTYVVQDEQQGTADAVHAAREFIDGPFAVFYGDNLYDTPSIASLFEVAPSVASVCVSNPSNYGVLNVSDGSVTGIVEKPDRPQNNLVNAGAYVFPEEARDMLDVPPSERGERELTDVLEQVISEHDVSPVGLDRWVDVGRPWELLEANEWKLRTIERRIDGDVSDDATIQGDVVIEEGATVRCGSVVEGPAYIAAGASVGPNAYIRGCSFVGPGVRVGHAVEIKNSVLLEGTNVGHLSYLGDSVVGRHVNFGAGTNVANLRHGSEAITVPVNGEPVSTGRKKLGAIVGDNVKTGINTGLNAGVKLSEGTQTRPGETVARGR, from the coding sequence ATGCAGGCTATCGTACTCGCGGCAGGGAGAGGAACTCGAATGAAACCGCTGTCGAACGACGTGCCCAAACCCATGCTCTCGGTCGCGGGCCGACCTATCGCGGCACACACCGCTCGTGCGGCGGTCGAAGCCGGAGTCGACGAACTCATATTCGTCGTCGGCCACGGACAACAGACAGTTCGAGAGTACTTCGGGTCCACGTACCACGGCGTTCCGGTCACCTACGTGGTTCAGGACGAACAACAGGGAACTGCAGATGCCGTTCACGCCGCGAGAGAATTCATCGACGGCCCGTTTGCCGTCTTCTACGGCGACAACCTCTATGACACCCCGAGTATCGCCTCGCTATTTGAAGTTGCTCCGAGTGTTGCCTCAGTTTGTGTCTCGAACCCGTCGAATTACGGCGTCCTGAACGTCTCCGACGGCAGCGTCACTGGAATCGTCGAGAAACCAGACAGACCGCAGAACAACCTCGTAAACGCCGGTGCGTATGTTTTCCCCGAAGAAGCCCGCGACATGCTCGACGTACCACCAAGCGAGCGTGGTGAACGCGAACTGACCGACGTTCTCGAACAGGTCATCTCGGAACACGACGTTTCACCTGTCGGACTCGACCGATGGGTCGATGTTGGACGCCCGTGGGAGCTACTGGAAGCCAACGAGTGGAAACTCAGGACAATCGAGCGTCGAATCGACGGCGACGTGAGCGACGATGCGACCATCCAAGGCGATGTTGTCATCGAGGAAGGCGCGACTGTTCGCTGCGGGAGCGTCGTCGAAGGCCCCGCGTACATCGCCGCAGGCGCGTCAGTCGGTCCGAACGCCTACATCCGCGGGTGCAGTTTCGTCGGGCCTGGCGTTCGCGTCGGCCACGCCGTCGAGATTAAAAATAGCGTTCTCCTCGAAGGCACAAACGTCGGCCATCTCTCGTATCTCGGCGATAGCGTCGTCGGGCGGCACGTCAACTTCGGTGCGGGGACCAACGTTGCCAACTTACGGCACGGCAGTGAAGCAATCACCGTCCCAGTCAACGGAGAGCCTGTTTCGACCGGTCGCAAGAAGTTAGGTGCTATCGTCGGTGACAACGTCAAGACGGGGATTAACACTGGACTCAACGCCGGCGTGAAACTATCCGAAGGCACGCAGACGAGACCCGGCGAGACTGTGGCGCGAGGCCGTTAA
- a CDS encoding asparagine synthase-related protein, with amino-acid sequence MNKELFGVLDDDGMFDSLVSRSSFDWVVDGECATVAIRDPALGFPGRSSTYSDERGSCVLWGEILPPDGVSTPLAEYTLDRYEVVGREAFSELNGSFLAFVEYDDDAIIATDPARTWQCFYADTPDGRVFGTNPQRVLSAIPSTEVDTRGLLEYVHMGVVVDERTVFTRLKCIPFDGYITASGAGTLSRFVYDPADPDEFDYVDELASRLERAIKRRTIYPGRHGLLLSGGYDSRAIVAQHPDIDVCYTLGAPKHPEVKAARSIANQYGADHETLIVDENYLNVDEETIEYTLGTRESIHIHHAGCDDKIDVDTIFHGLFFDTFLRGHFLPRNVVNLFGNKFPLKGLESDPNVTEVLSSKFVYHPACDHVFPECYDEFDTSLGFIDDVIQEQLDKWSDRYDNVYNSISLIGIQNQPTLPFHFELSDNYIESFVAADAELIDWHLKTPPEKRNTKTMKQAIRKLDPNIFRHRPPDRPYHSHRKNQIEKFLRRKLPLIEPFSAPWPDLQAQYAENELDHKLFPGYPCIHKLPVRVKLRINDITTWMNAAVDNNVLTPNDVLCPPERLLTDS; translated from the coding sequence ATGAACAAAGAACTGTTTGGCGTCCTTGATGATGACGGCATGTTCGACAGTCTCGTGTCCCGGTCGAGTTTCGACTGGGTTGTAGACGGCGAGTGCGCCACCGTCGCGATTCGTGACCCGGCGCTCGGGTTCCCGGGTCGGTCGTCGACGTACAGTGACGAACGAGGCAGCTGTGTCCTCTGGGGGGAGATTCTCCCGCCGGACGGCGTCTCGACTCCGTTGGCCGAGTACACGCTGGATAGATACGAGGTGGTCGGCCGCGAAGCGTTCTCTGAGCTCAACGGGTCGTTCCTCGCCTTCGTCGAATACGACGACGATGCTATCATCGCAACCGACCCGGCACGCACGTGGCAGTGCTTCTACGCCGACACACCCGACGGTCGGGTGTTCGGGACGAACCCTCAGCGTGTTCTGTCGGCCATTCCCAGCACGGAAGTCGACACCCGTGGGCTACTCGAATACGTTCATATGGGCGTCGTCGTCGACGAACGGACGGTTTTCACCCGCCTCAAGTGTATCCCGTTCGATGGGTACATCACCGCTTCCGGAGCTGGAACGCTTTCGCGCTTCGTTTACGACCCTGCCGACCCGGATGAGTTCGACTACGTCGACGAACTTGCATCACGGCTGGAACGTGCCATCAAGCGCCGAACAATCTATCCCGGCCGACATGGATTGCTCCTGAGTGGCGGCTACGACTCCCGGGCCATCGTCGCACAGCATCCGGATATTGACGTGTGTTACACGCTCGGTGCGCCTAAACACCCGGAGGTAAAAGCCGCCCGTTCCATCGCGAACCAGTACGGCGCTGACCACGAGACGCTCATCGTGGATGAGAACTATCTCAATGTCGATGAAGAGACCATCGAGTACACTCTCGGGACACGCGAGTCGATTCACATCCACCATGCAGGGTGTGACGACAAGATCGATGTCGACACCATCTTCCACGGCTTGTTCTTCGATACGTTCCTCCGCGGTCACTTCCTCCCGCGGAACGTGGTCAACCTCTTCGGGAACAAGTTCCCGTTGAAGGGTCTCGAGTCCGACCCGAACGTCACGGAAGTTCTGTCGTCGAAATTCGTCTATCATCCGGCGTGCGACCACGTCTTCCCCGAGTGTTACGACGAGTTCGACACGAGTCTGGGGTTTATCGACGATGTCATCCAAGAGCAACTCGATAAGTGGTCCGACCGCTACGATAACGTCTACAACAGCATCTCGCTCATCGGTATCCAGAACCAGCCGACGCTCCCGTTCCATTTCGAACTGTCCGATAACTACATCGAGTCGTTCGTCGCGGCCGACGCGGAACTCATCGACTGGCACCTGAAGACGCCGCCGGAAAAGCGGAACACGAAGACGATGAAGCAGGCGATTCGGAAACTCGACCCGAACATCTTCAGGCATCGCCCACCTGACCGGCCGTATCACTCGCACCGAAAGAACCAGATAGAGAAATTCCTGCGACGGAAACTCCCGCTCATCGAGCCATTCAGCGCACCATGGCCCGACCTGCAGGCGCAGTACGCGGAAAACGAACTCGACCACAAACTCTTCCCCGGATATCCGTGTATCCACAAACTACCGGTCAGGGTCAAACTCCGCATCAACGACATCACCACGTGGATGAACGCCGCCGTGGACAACAACGTCCTCACACCGAACGACGTGTTGTGCCCCCCAGAGCGACTGCTCACGGACTCCTGA